GGAACCGGTGGAAGAACACCGCCGGAATACCGACCATCAGGCCTGCCGCAGTGGTGATCAGCGCTTTGGAAATACCGCCGGCCAGCACCGACGCATTAGTGGTCATGCCTGAACCGGTAAAAGCACTGAAAATATCGATCATGCCCAACACTGTTCCCAACAGACCCAGCAACGGCGCCATGGCAGCGATGGTGCCGAGTGCATTGACGTAGCGCTCGAGCTCATGGATCACCCGGCCTGCGGCTTCTTCGATGCACTCTTTCATGATCTCGCGACCATGCTTGGAGTTGGCCAGGCCCGCCGCGAGGATTTCACCCAGCGGCGAATTGGCGCGTAATTCCTTGAGTTTTTCTTTATTGAGCTGTTTGTCCTTGATCCAGACCCAGACCTGGCCCAGCAGATGCTCGGGGGTAACGCGGCTGGCGCGCAGGGTCCACAGGCGCTCGGCGACAATCGCCATGGCCACGATGGAACTCAGAATGATCGGCAACATCATCCAGCCGCCGGATTTGACCAATTCCCACACAGTGACAGTCCCCTCGAAAAAGTGCGCCACTTTACCATACCGGTTCGCGATTAAGACCCGCCGCTCCGACGACCGTGATGCCGCCTTCGTGCGCGCCCCGATCAACGGGCAAAAGCAGGCGGATCACGCCAGAAGCGTCGCTGTTGGCGCATTGTTCCGGGCGGTTTGAAGGTACCGAGTTGCAGATGAATGGCGCCATGCACCGCACTGTCGTAGATGCGCAGACCCTGTTTGCGATAGCGGGCGAGCACGGTGGGGTGCGGATGCCCGAAGGAATTGCCCTGGCCCCGAGAAATCAGCACAGCGTCGGGGCTCAAGGCTTTGAGCAAGGCCATTGAAGAGGAACTGCGACTGCCGTGGTGCGGCGCTTGCAGCCATTGCGTAGGCACCGCCAATGGACTTTCCAGCAACACGCGCTCGGCATGGGTGTCGATATCACCGGTCAACAGCAGGCGCTCACCATTTGCCTCGATCTGCAATACGCAGGAGCGCTGATTACTGTCATGGGCATCCGACCATTGCCAGAGCTGAAAACTGACGCCATCCCAGTGCCACTGGCGTCCGCTTTCGCATGCTTCGGCATTCAGTTCGGCGGGCAATCCCGGTGGGTCACCACTGATGACTCGATCCACCTTCAAGCTGCGCGCCACTGCCAGGGCCCCACCGGCATGATCGGCGTCCGCGTGGCTGAGCAACATCAAATCAAGTTTCTCGACGCTCAATTTGCGCAAGGCCGGCAGCACAACACGCTCACCGAGATCGAAATCACCGAAACGCGGGCCGGCGTCATAAAGCAATGCGTGATGCCGAGTGCGGATCAGAATCGCCAGCCCTTGGCCGACATCGAGTTGCCAGATGTCGGCCAATCCTGCGTCCAGTCGCTCCCGTGGTGGCACGACCAGAACCAGCAGCAAGGGCCAACCCAGAGGACGCAGCGGTACCCCGCTCGGCAACAGCAGCAGCACGGCACCGATACTGCCGATGGCCAACGCCCACGCGGGAATCGACGGTGCAATCCATGCCGGCCATTGCCCGGCGATCATGGCCAGGCCTCGAAACAGCCAGTCGATCAAACCGCCGGACAACCACAACAGCCCCTCACCGACATACGGCACCGGCAGCAATAGCGTTCCGAGCAATGCCGGTGGCAATACCACCAGGCTGACCCAGGGGACCGCGAGCAAATTCGCCAACGGCCCACTGAGACTGATCGGCAGGTTCAGCGCCATCAGCACCGGACACAAACCGATCGCAATCAGCCATTGCGCCCGCGTCCACGTCTGCCACCAGCGCCACGCCCCGAGGCGACCGCCAAAAGTGAAGACAAGCACCGCCACCGCCGCGAAGGACAGCCAAAAACCGGGCCGCAAACTGGCCAGCGGATCGAGCAACAGCACGCAGTTGAACGCCAACAACAGCGGCCACCACGCGCCGAGATGGAGAAAGCGCAGACGCCACAACAAGACCAGCCCGACCATTACGCAGGCCCGGCGCACCGGCACATCAAATCCGGCGAGCAGCCCGTAACCGAGCGCGGCAGCGAATGCCAGAGCACAGGCCCACGGCAGCCACGGCCAACGCAAGGGCCACAGCCCATATCGGGCCAACCCGGCGACCAGCAAGTACATCACCGCCGCCAACATGCCGATGTGCTGGCCGGAGATAACCAGCAAATGCACGGTGCCGGTGTCCTGCAGGATCTGCCAATCCTCGCGACTGAGCCCTGAGCCATCGCCCAGTACCAAGGCCGCCAACGCGCCTGCCCGCCCCTGG
The sequence above is drawn from the Pseudomonas sp. FP2196 genome and encodes:
- a CDS encoding DNA internalization-related competence protein ComEC/Rec2 — translated: MRTGMMALAVGLLASVFMPALPPVWLMLLLPIAGLMLLPFRSYPLAFVLFGFTWACVGAQWALNDRLPVELDGETRWLEGRVVGLPQISDGVVRFELADARSRHGKLPPLMRLAWYAGPPVSSGERWRLAVKLKRPGGLLNADAFDYEAWLLAQRIGATGTIKDGQRLSEARWAWRDSIRQRLLEVDAQGRAGALAALVLGDGSGLSREDWQILQDTGTVHLLVISGQHIGMLAAVMYLLVAGLARYGLWPLRWPWLPWACALAFAAALGYGLLAGFDVPVRRACVMVGLVLLWRLRFLHLGAWWPLLLAFNCVLLLDPLASLRPGFWLSFAAVAVLVFTFGGRLGAWRWWQTWTRAQWLIAIGLCPVLMALNLPISLSGPLANLLAVPWVSLVVLPPALLGTLLLPVPYVGEGLLWLSGGLIDWLFRGLAMIAGQWPAWIAPSIPAWALAIGSIGAVLLLLPSGVPLRPLGWPLLLVLVVPPRERLDAGLADIWQLDVGQGLAILIRTRHHALLYDAGPRFGDFDLGERVVLPALRKLSVEKLDLMLLSHADADHAGGALAVARSLKVDRVISGDPPGLPAELNAEACESGRQWHWDGVSFQLWQWSDAHDSNQRSCVLQIEANGERLLLTGDIDTHAERVLLESPLAVPTQWLQAPHHGSRSSSSMALLKALSPDAVLISRGQGNSFGHPHPTVLARYRKQGLRIYDSAVHGAIHLQLGTFKPPGTMRQQRRFWRDPPAFAR
- a CDS encoding MotA/TolQ/ExbB proton channel family protein, producing the protein MWELVKSGGWMMLPIILSSIVAMAIVAERLWTLRASRVTPEHLLGQVWVWIKDKQLNKEKLKELRANSPLGEILAAGLANSKHGREIMKECIEEAAGRVIHELERYVNALGTIAAMAPLLGLLGTVLGMIDIFSAFTGSGMTTNASVLAGGISKALITTAAGLMVGIPAVFFHRFLQRRIDELVVGMEQEAIKLVEVVQGDRDVDLAEGRA